The following proteins come from a genomic window of Terribacillus aidingensis:
- a CDS encoding TetR family transcriptional regulator C-terminal domain-containing protein: MPKKIDHEARKQDIAKATWKVIMDGGMEAASVRNIAKEANLSLGALRHYFTTQEELLQYAMELVKSRCEARIMQVIQQVLQPKQLVTKVLLELIPIDKETMAEMQVWFMFTLHFKYKQGDAFRQTDGIRETVLRVLVFLSESGYMKEGRDLQKETEKLYALIDGLAFHRFIDPEHFSGEYAAELLTEYVDDLCREEKGSN; encoded by the coding sequence ATGCCAAAAAAAATAGATCATGAAGCAAGAAAGCAAGATATAGCCAAAGCAACTTGGAAGGTCATCATGGATGGCGGGATGGAGGCAGCCTCTGTCCGGAACATTGCCAAAGAAGCAAATCTGTCACTAGGTGCTCTTCGTCATTATTTCACGACACAGGAAGAGCTGCTTCAATATGCGATGGAGCTTGTTAAATCCCGTTGTGAAGCTCGGATCATGCAAGTGATTCAACAAGTATTGCAGCCGAAACAGCTTGTGACAAAGGTATTGTTGGAGCTTATCCCAATTGATAAGGAAACAATGGCAGAAATGCAAGTATGGTTTATGTTCACGCTGCATTTCAAATACAAGCAAGGAGATGCTTTCCGTCAGACAGATGGTATCCGGGAAACTGTGCTGCGTGTGTTGGTATTCCTTTCGGAAAGTGGATATATGAAGGAGGGGAGAGATCTGCAAAAGGAAACGGAAAAGTTATATGCGTTAATTGATGGATTGGCTTTCCACCGTTTCATTGATCCTGAGCATTTTTCCGGTGAATATGCCGCAGAACTTCTAACTGAATATGTAGATGATTTGTGCCGGGAAGAGAAGGGGAGTAATTGA